The stretch of DNA TCGGAGATCACGTTGACGCCCAGCTGCACGTCGCAGGCGGCGGCAAAGGCGTCGAGCTCGCGCGCGTTGGCGACGGTCTCGCCCATGTCCGGCAGGTCCGCCGAGGCGTCGAGCGACTCGGCCAGCGACTCGACCGCGGTGACGAATTCGGAGAACTCCAGCGCATTGAGCGGGCCGCCGCGGTTGGCCAGCTGCACGCCGACCTGCAGGTCTTCGTACTGATGGCCGGCGGTGACGGGCTCCCACGCGTTGGCTTCGGCACGCAGGCCTTCGATGTGGACCGGCTTGGTGCCGGCGCGGCGCAGCCGGCCGGTCAACGGCAGGATACGGTCGCCGGACGCCTTGCGTTCCAGGTGCAGCGGCACGATGCAGTCGATCAGCGGATCGACGATGGCTGGCGCGGGCTGGCCGTCCGGTACCGCAGCGACCGGAGCCGGTGCAGGCGCCGGCTCGGGCGCAGGCGCAGGCGTGGGAGCGGGAGCTGGCGCCGGGGCCACGGCGATAGCGGCATCCGCCTCGTCCTCCGATGCGCGCGACGCCGCGGCCCCGACCGCGACTTCCTCGGCGACGGCTTCGTCGGCATCGGCGCTGCTGGCCGCCGCGGCCGCGGCCGCGGCGACGTGGTTGTTGCCGGCCACGGCGGCGCCGGTGCCGGCCGGTGCCTGCGCCAGCGTGGGCTCGCGCCGCGGCGGCTGCTCGGCGGCGGCTTCGTGCAGGCGCGCGGCGGTTTCCGGCGCGGTGCTCTGGCCGACCACCGGCTCGCGCATCGGCGGCAGGTCGTCTTCGGGCCGCAGCTCGCGCGGGCGGCGCGCCTTGCGGATCTGCCACTGGTTGTAGCCGAACACCAGCACCACGAAAACCAGGCCCGCGACGATCAGCGCGGTCTGCAGGTCCATATTGAGCTTCATGCTGCCTCCGCCATCGACACGGCTGCATCCATATCCACGGCCACGATCCGTGAAACGCCCTGCTCCTGCATGGTCACGCCAATCAGTTGATGAGCCATTTCCATGGCGATCTTGTTATGTGAGATGAAAACGAATTGGGTCTTGTCCGACATGCGCGCCACCATATTGGCGTAGCGCTCGGTATTGGCGTCGTCCAGCGGCGCATCCACCTCGTCCAGCAGGCAGAACGGCGCCGGGTTCAGCTGGAACATCGCGAACACCAGCGCGATCGCGGTCAGCGCCTTCTCGCCACCCGACAGCAAGTGGATGGTCGAGTTCTTCTTGCCCGGCGGCTGCGCCATCACCTGCACGCCGGCATCTAGGATTTCCTCGCCGGTCATGATCAGGCGCGCCTGGCCGCCGCCGAACAGCGACGGGAACAGCTCGCCGAAATGGTGGTTGACCTGGTCGAAGGTGCCTTGCAGCAGCGCGCGGGTTTCCTGGTCGATCTTGGCGATCGCGTCCTCGAGCGTGCCGATGGCGTCGTTCAGGTCGGCCGACTGCGCGTCGAGGAAGGTCTTGCGCTCGCGCGCCGCGGCCAGTTCGTCGAGCGCGGCCATGTTGACCGGGCCGAGCGCGTTGATGGCGTTGTTGATGCGCGTGACTTCGCCCTGCAGGTAGGACGGCTTGAGCTCGCCGGTCAGCTTTTCGGCCAGCGCGGCCTCATCCACCGCGGCGGCGCTCAGCTGCTCGCTGAACTGCTCCTGGTTCAGGCGCGCCGCCTGTTCCTTGAGCTGCAGCTCGGTGATGCGGTCGCGCAGCGGCTGCAGGCTGCGCTCGGCGGCCAGGCGCTGCTCGTCGTGCTGGCGCAGCTGCGCCGACAGCGCATCGAGCTCGGTGCGCGCGATGGTCAGCTTCTCTTCCTTCTCGGCACGGCGCTCCAGCGCTTCCTGCAGGCCGGTATGCGCGGTCTGCTCGTTGATGGTCTCGAGTTCGGCGCGGGCGTTCTCCAGCGATTCGGCGATGCGCTCGGCCTGGTCCGCCGCCACCTGGATATTGCGGCGCAGCTCGTCGATGCGGCTGGCCAGATTGCGCTCCGCGAACAGCGCCTCCTGCGCGGCGCGCTCGAGGTCGCGCAGCTGGTGGCGCGCGCCGGAGAGCTTGCTGTCCAGCGCCTCGAAGGCCATCTGCTGGTCTTCGTGGGTGGCCTGCATCTCGGCCAGCGCGGCGTCGTGCTGCTCGAAGCTGGCTTCGGATTCTGCGCGGATCGCGCGCTGCTCTTCGATCTGCGCGTGGATCTCTTCCAGTTCCTCGCGGATCTGGCCGCTGCGGGCGGCATAGCGCTCCATCGCCTGCGACAGCTTGAGCACGTCCATCTGCAGCGTGTGCACGCGGCGGGTGGCCTGCTCGGCACGGGCACGGGCGTCGCCCAGCGCCTGGCTGGCCTGGGTGTAGGCCGCTTCGGCGCGCACCGCTTCGGTCTTGGCTTCATCGGACAGCAGCAGCTGCGCGCGCGCCTGCTTCTGCAGGTTTTCGATTTCCTGCTCGCGCGCGAGCATGCCGGCCTGCTCGGAATCGGCGGCATAGATCTGGATCGCGTTGCGGCCCACCAGGTGGCCTTCGGCGACCACGAACGAGGCGCCTTCGGGCAGCGTATTGCGCGCGGCCAGCGCCTGCGCCATGTCGGTGGCGACATAGACGTCGGCCAGCCAGTCCTGCATCACCGCGCGGATCCCCGGCTCGGTGATCTGCACCAGCGCCATCAGCGGGCGCAGGCCCGCAGGCGTTTCCAGCGGACGGGCCGCGGCCGGCGGCGAGTAGAACGCCAGCTTGGCCGGCGGCGCGTCGGACAGGAAGGCCTTGACCCAGTCCAGGTTCGACACTTCCAGCGCGGCCAGCTTCTCGCGCAGCACGGATTCGAGCGCGTTCTCCCAGCCCGGCTCGATATGGACCTTCTTCCACAGCCGCGGCAGCTCGGCCAGTTCATGTTTGGCGAGCCACGGCTGCACCTTGCCGTCGGTCTGCACGTTTTCCTGCAGCTGGCGCAGCGCCGACAGGCGCGCCTCGAGCGTGGCGATGGCGGCGGCTTCGCTGTGCACGCGCGCCTGCGCGGCGCGGCGCGCCTCATCCAGGCGCGGCACGTTCGCTTCGGCGTCGGCGAGCACGGCCTGGGCTTCCTCGACCAGCGCTTCCTGCTCGGCCAGCTCGGCCCGGGCCTGCTCCAGCCGGGTTTCGTCGGGGCGGTCCAGGCCCTTGTCTTCGGCCGACAGCCGTTCGCGGCGCTGTTCCAGCTGCTGCAGCATCTGGTCGGCGCTGCGCTGCTGCGCGGCTTCCAGCTTCAGCGCCTGCTCGGCCTGCATGATGCCGGCGCGCTGCTCGTTGAGCAGCTGCTGGGCGTCGCGCCATTGCGCTTCCAGCGTCGGCAGCTCGTCGTTCTGCTGCGCCACGGCCTCCTGCGCCTCGACCGTGCGGCCTTCGGCCACGGCCAGGTTTTCCTCGGCCTGCGCGAGCTCGTCGGTGGCCTGCTCGGCCTTGCCCTGCCATTGCTCGCGCTGCGCGGTCAGCGCGGCGATCTGGGCCTGCACGCGGTTGCGCGACTCGACCACGTAGCGGATCTCGGCCTCGAGCTTGCTGACCTCGGCATTGGCTTCGTACAAGGCGCCCTGGGCCGCGTGCATGCCATCCGACGCGGCATAGTGCGCGGCGCGCATGGTTTCCAGCTCGGCCTCGACATGGCGCAGCTGCGCGGTCTGCGCTTCGAGGTCGATCTGGGCCTGCTCGATGGCGCGCTGGTGGCGTTCCTGCTCCTGCTGCGCCTCGCGCTTGCGCAGCAGCCACAGCAGGTGCTGCTTTTCTTCGCCGTCGGCCTGCAGCGTCTTGAAGCGCTGCGCCACTTCGGCCTGGCCTTCGAGTTTTTCGAGATTGCTGCCGAGCTCGCGCAGGATGTCTTCGACCCGGGTCAGGTTTTCGCGGGTGTCGGACAGCCGGTTCTCGGTCTCGCGGCGGCGCTCCTTGTACTTGGACACGCCCGCCGCCTCTTCCAGGAAGATGCGCATGTCATCGGGCTTGGCCTCGATGATGCGCGAGATCATGCCCTGGCCGATGATGGCGTAGGCGCGCGGGCCCAGGCCCGTGCCCAGGAAGATGTCCTGGATGTCGCGCCGGCGCACCGGCTGGTTGTTGATGTAGTAGGACGAGGTGCCGTCGCGGGTCAGCACGCGCTTGACCGCCACTTCGGCGTACTGGCTCCACTGGCCCGCGGCGCGGCCTTCGGCGTTGTCGAACACCAGCTCGACGCTGGCTCGGCCGGCCTGCTTGCGCGCGGTCGAGCCGTTGAAGATGACGTCCTGCATGGACTCGCCACGCAGCTCGGACGCGCGTGACTCGCCCAGCACCCAGCGCACCGCATCGATGATGTTGGATTTGCCGCAGCCGTTGGGACCGACGATGCCGACCAGTTGGCCCGGCACCTGGAAATTGGTGGGATCGACGAATGACTTGAAGCCCGCCAGCTTGATCGAGGATAGTCGCACGGTTTCTCGTGTGGTATCGGCCACTCCGGCGGTAAAGCGGGGGGCGGCCTGGTATCGGGTATCGGGGCTATTGCACGGTTTGGAAAAGCCGGGCTGCGCGGGGACCGGCGCGGCGTGACGCCAGCACCTCAAAACACCCCTTCAGCCCGAGAATTGGGGCTAATCATACCATCGCAGATGCCTTCGCCGGCCCGTTTGGGGTCGTCCCCGGGTGTTCGCCGGGCAGTGGAATTCCCTTGCCTTTCCGACCCTTACAAGCGGTTTCGCAAGCACTTTGGCAAACCACGCGTGGGCGGCCCGCCACGCGTGCCCTGGCCCGCGCCCTGAAACTAATTAGGGTAAATGCTAGTCTCTGCTCTGTCGGCGTGATGCCGGATGCGCTCCGGTCCCACGCGCCATGAACGCCCCTTGCAGCCTTTGGCCAACCAGGAGGACAGAGCATGAGTGAACCGTCAGCGGCCGAGCGGCCGTGGTCTGTCGACGACATCCGATACGAGGCGATCGACGTCGCGCGCGTGCGCGGCGACCGCGACCTGTTCTACCTGCTGGTATCGGCCTCGTTCATCGAGAGCGGCTCCGACACCTATGCCGGCAACCTGGCCACTTATTACGCCCGCGTGCCCGAAGCCGCCGGCTGGCTGTCCGAGCACTGGGAAGCCGAGGAGCTGCAGCATGGCCTGGCGCTGCGGCGCTATGTCGAGCATGTCTGGCCGGAATTCGACTGGGAGCGAGGCTATGCGCGCTTCTTCGCCGAATACAGCCAGACCTGCTCGATCGACCAGTTCGAGCCCACCGAGGCGCTGGAAATGGCGGCCCGCTGCGTGGTGGAAACCGGCACGGCCGCCTACTACCGGGCGCTGGAGCGGGCCAGCGACGAACCGGTGCTGCGCGACCTGACGCGGCGCATTTCCAACGACGAGGTGCGGCACTACAAGCACTTCCTCCACTTCTTCAACCGCTTCGCCGAGGCCGAGCGCCTGGGCCGGCTGCGCGTGCTGGGTGCGGTGGCGCGCCGGCTGCTGGAGATCAAGAACGAGGACGCGGCGATCGCGCTGCGCAACGTACTGCGCATGGAACGCGGGGTCGAGTCGGTGCCGGAAGCGGAAGTGCGGGCGCTCAATAGGCGCGTGTCAGGCGTGATCCGCCGCAACATCCCGATCGAGATGACGGTCAAGATGCTGCTGCGGCCGCTGCAGCTGCACCGCGGCGTGGAGCGCGCGGTGCGCGCGCCGCTGGTGGCGATGGTTTCGCGGGTGATCCTGCACTGAGTTGCGCCGGAGCTAGTGGCAGGCCGCGGCCTCGGCGCCCGCGGCCGGCGCGGGCGCGGCGCGGCTGCGGTGCACCAGCCCGGACAAGGCGCCGGCGGCGATGATGCACAGGCCGCCCGCGGCCTCCTTCCAGCTCAGCACCTCGGTCGCCAGCCACCATGACGACACCGCGGCGATAACGATCTCGAACAGCATCAGCAGCGACACGCGGTTGGCCGGCAACCGCTGCAGCCCGTACTGCACCACCGAGTTGCTGACCACCAGCACCGCCGCCAGCCCCAGCACCAGCATCGCCGCGCTGACCTGCGCGCCCGGCACCACCGCCACCGCCGGACCGTCGAGCAGCAGCGCGGCCGGCACACCGACCACGGTGCAGCCGAGGTAGACCACCACCGTGCGTACGCGGGCGTCGGTGTCCGGAAAGCGCTGCCCGGCGCGGCGCGACAGCACATTGTTGACGGCAAAGCCCATGCCGCCGATCAGCCCGGACCATTCCGCGGCCGAGCCGGGCAGCGGCACGCCCACCTCCGGCGTCCACAGCATCAGCCCGGCGCCGAACAGCGCCAGCCCCACCAGCGCCAGCCCGGCCGCGGACAGCCGCTCGCCCAGGAACAGCCGTGCGAACAGCGCGGTCCAGACCGGCGTCAGGTAGAACAGCAGCAGCACGCGCATCACATGCCCGTTGACGCTGCCCCAGACGAAGCCGGCGTTGGTCACGCCCGCCGCCAGGCCGATCGCCAGGAACAGCCAGTGCGGCCGCAGCCCGCCCAGGTGGCGGCGGAACGCCAGCAGCGACAGCACCGCCGCGACCGCGCTGACCAGCGCCGCGGCATGCATGCCGCCCAGGCCCCAGCCGGCCAGCACGCGGTACGGGAACCAGGCGATGCCCCACACCGAGGCGCCGATCAGGATGGAAAGCGATGCCTTGAC from Cupriavidus taiwanensis encodes:
- a CDS encoding cell division protein ZipA C-terminal FtsZ-binding domain-containing protein; translation: MKLNMDLQTALIVAGLVFVVLVFGYNQWQIRKARRPRELRPEDDLPPMREPVVGQSTAPETAARLHEAAAEQPPRREPTLAQAPAGTGAAVAGNNHVAAAAAAAASSADADEAVAEEVAVGAAASRASEDEADAAIAVAPAPAPAPTPAPAPEPAPAPAPVAAVPDGQPAPAIVDPLIDCIVPLHLERKASGDRILPLTGRLRRAGTKPVHIEGLRAEANAWEPVTAGHQYEDLQVGVQLANRGGPLNALEFSEFVTAVESLAESLDASADLPDMGETVANARELDAFAAACDVQLGVNVISDGAPWSAAYVQNVATQDGLVLSRDGTRFIRYQANAEGVQRPLFTLQFGDTNFLRDDLTVKSGRQITLLLDVPVADQAARPFKTVCEYGHTLAQRMGAQLVDDNMRPLTEASFVAIFNQLEALYQKLEARGMPAGSPVALRLFSN
- the smc gene encoding chromosome segregation protein SMC — translated: MRLSSIKLAGFKSFVDPTNFQVPGQLVGIVGPNGCGKSNIIDAVRWVLGESRASELRGESMQDVIFNGSTARKQAGRASVELVFDNAEGRAAGQWSQYAEVAVKRVLTRDGTSSYYINNQPVRRRDIQDIFLGTGLGPRAYAIIGQGMISRIIEAKPDDMRIFLEEAAGVSKYKERRRETENRLSDTRENLTRVEDILRELGSNLEKLEGQAEVAQRFKTLQADGEEKQHLLWLLRKREAQQEQERHQRAIEQAQIDLEAQTAQLRHVEAELETMRAAHYAASDGMHAAQGALYEANAEVSKLEAEIRYVVESRNRVQAQIAALTAQREQWQGKAEQATDELAQAEENLAVAEGRTVEAQEAVAQQNDELPTLEAQWRDAQQLLNEQRAGIMQAEQALKLEAAQQRSADQMLQQLEQRRERLSAEDKGLDRPDETRLEQARAELAEQEALVEEAQAVLADAEANVPRLDEARRAAQARVHSEAAAIATLEARLSALRQLQENVQTDGKVQPWLAKHELAELPRLWKKVHIEPGWENALESVLREKLAALEVSNLDWVKAFLSDAPPAKLAFYSPPAAARPLETPAGLRPLMALVQITEPGIRAVMQDWLADVYVATDMAQALAARNTLPEGASFVVAEGHLVGRNAIQIYAADSEQAGMLAREQEIENLQKQARAQLLLSDEAKTEAVRAEAAYTQASQALGDARARAEQATRRVHTLQMDVLKLSQAMERYAARSGQIREELEEIHAQIEEQRAIRAESEASFEQHDAALAEMQATHEDQQMAFEALDSKLSGARHQLRDLERAAQEALFAERNLASRIDELRRNIQVAADQAERIAESLENARAELETINEQTAHTGLQEALERRAEKEEKLTIARTELDALSAQLRQHDEQRLAAERSLQPLRDRITELQLKEQAARLNQEQFSEQLSAAAVDEAALAEKLTGELKPSYLQGEVTRINNAINALGPVNMAALDELAAARERKTFLDAQSADLNDAIGTLEDAIAKIDQETRALLQGTFDQVNHHFGELFPSLFGGGQARLIMTGEEILDAGVQVMAQPPGKKNSTIHLLSGGEKALTAIALVFAMFQLNPAPFCLLDEVDAPLDDANTERYANMVARMSDKTQFVFISHNKIAMEMAHQLIGVTMQEQGVSRIVAVDMDAAVSMAEAA
- a CDS encoding ferritin-like domain-containing protein produces the protein MSEPSAAERPWSVDDIRYEAIDVARVRGDRDLFYLLVSASFIESGSDTYAGNLATYYARVPEAAGWLSEHWEAEELQHGLALRRYVEHVWPEFDWERGYARFFAEYSQTCSIDQFEPTEALEMAARCVVETGTAAYYRALERASDEPVLRDLTRRISNDEVRHYKHFLHFFNRFAEAERLGRLRVLGAVARRLLEIKNEDAAIALRNVLRMERGVESVPEAEVRALNRRVSGVIRRNIPIEMTVKMLLRPLQLHRGVERAVRAPLVAMVSRVILH
- a CDS encoding DMT family transporter; this encodes MSTKTVAAPLAPADRHAVKASLSILIGASVWGIAWFPYRVLAGWGLGGMHAAALVSAVAAVLSLLAFRRHLGGLRPHWLFLAIGLAAGVTNAGFVWGSVNGHVMRVLLLFYLTPVWTALFARLFLGERLSAAGLALVGLALFGAGLMLWTPEVGVPLPGSAAEWSGLIGGMGFAVNNVLSRRAGQRFPDTDARVRTVVVYLGCTVVGVPAALLLDGPAVAVVPGAQVSAAMLVLGLAAVLVVSNSVVQYGLQRLPANRVSLLMLFEIVIAAVSSWWLATEVLSWKEAAGGLCIIAAGALSGLVHRSRAAPAPAAGAEAAACH